The DNA segment GTATTATCTTGAACATAGGTGCTAGTAAGTTGTATAGTTGCTAGCAATTCAAGGATTATTAGTGGGTAAAAGAACTTGATCTTCTCAATCTTTTTACGAGTTAGTTCTACATCTATTGGCAATACAACTTTCATCACACAAGTCGTCTCTGGATTTTCTGAAAGAAAATTAAGTCAATAATTATTTATGGAAAGTATATATACAAAgaataaacaaaattttgatttgCAGAACCACAATTCTGACAGTTCTTACGAACACTAACAAACAAGAATGCTTCTATGATGACAGAAACAAATGACCGACAAAAGAATTAACATATGTACCACAAAGAATCTTGGGCCGTGCAGAAGGATGCTTCTGCTTTTAATCATGTATGATCAGCTGGCCTGATCACAAATGAGCACAAACAAAAAATTTGTGTTCTGCCTGTCAAACAAATGAGTTTGGTGCGTGTTTGTTTTTGAACTCCTCTTTCTTCATTTTGGTTCGTCTTGCTGCTTCAGTTGCATGACTTGGCTCCTCAAGCTATACTCGCGCATCTACATAAATTCAAAATCATTAACGCGGTAGGTAGGTATTTCACGAAATTTCACGAAATGTCCAAAACAATACCTGCAAATTGTGAGCTTGATAGAGGAGATTCCCGCACTCCTCAATCGCAACTCTTTCACTAGCTATAACTTGGGCAAGCTTAGCAGCCACATCGTCAACTTCTTGAACCTGGACACAGATAGATTTTATTTGCATCAATGGAAGAACACAGTGAAGTTCCTAGATGAAGCTTTCTTACTTTATGGATCAAAGTTGTAAAATAAGATTATCAGGACTTGGTATGGTATTCAAAGGTCTGTCATACGTTCTATTGCATTAACTCCCCAGGGCCAGGAGCCACTCCAATAAGTTAACATGTGGCATTACGAACTCCCAAACTCTTGGAAAGGTGTAAAATGTTTAAGGTTAATATGGTTTCTCACCTTTGGTAGAAAATTTTTAACACAAGAAGACACTGGTTCCAGCAGTTGTACAGAAGAGTTGAGAACTTCTGTAATTTCCTCGCTATTTGCCTGCAAACAGTAGAAGAATTTTTTCCCCTTAATACAAATAACGAAATGCTTAATCTGCATTACTTTCATAATTGATGTAGCATTGGACGTGGTTAAAATGAAACCATACCCGAACATTCCCAATGACTGGTAGTCTAAGTGAAGAATTATACAGGGCTGATGTTAACCCGATAAGAGAGCTTGAATGAtccccctcaagatcacaccATTGATCCAAGTGCGGTACCTGAAAGTTTGGCCAGAAAAGAAATTTTAACAAGTCGAACATGATGAAAACTACTGTCATAATAACATTGTAAAACTTATGTCATAATAACATGATAAATCTACTGTTATAATAATGCAGTCAGTAGTATAGGTCTTCTCTCAATTTGGTGGCTTCTAGCTCTTAGGTTCTCTGAATATTAATTTGATAGTACAACAGAATACTAGAATAGGAAAACAAAAGGAGCCACAGGTtaagttttcttaaaaataacATGTTcctctttttcttaaaaaatattcagaGATTAAACTAGTAATGCAGGCCAGTGGGTTGATCTGGATTTCAAGATAAACGTATGGATCCAATTTACCGAGTACCATAGAATGACAACTGAGATGAAAGGTTATGAACTTGTGATGTTGGTGCAAAATAACACTACCCCAAGTCACATGAGTCAGTAAATTATTTGATACATCATGTGATACATCAATTCACCACTTTCCCACGCATCGAATTCAATATTCATTCATTTTCATTTGGACCAATTACTACGCAACACGCCCCATAGCAATTCAAAATTTACAGAAAGCAGGAGGAGCCCAATTTCGCTATACCTGAGCATCAACAACAGAGCGCAATGTCTGCtccctcctcatcctctccaccTCCATCTTCTTCTCGGCGACAGATACCCGCAGCGCAGTGATCCTCTCCTCAAGCCCAAAGagggatttcttcatccaagagaggaagaaaccaCATCATCAGTATTCTAATTGGGACTCCAAATTCCATAATCATCGAGGTTCAGATCAGCAAAACAAGCCAGTCGTGAAAGAAAACCTCACCTCTGCCACTGAAGCCTTGGCCCTTGCCACGGCCTCTGCCCGGGCGTTCATGAACCTGTACTGGAGGTAGGAGTTCTCCAGCATCCTGAGCTGGTGCACGTCCTCCTGCTTCCCGGGGACTTTCCTCCCTCCAATCATGGCCACCTTCTTCGATTCGGCTGCCTTCACCCCATGCGGCTGCGGTGGTCTCGCGGCGTtcaccgccgccttccccgccggcgccgggcaaCCGGACAGGGCCGAATTGAGCGAGCGGTAGCACAGCGGGTTCAACGCCCTCACTGATCCACCGGACTCAGGCACCGACGAGCGGAGCTCCGACGAGAGACGGCCCCCACGGCAGGACGCTGGGCCGAGCAGCGGCGGGCTCTCGCATGGCGCGGCCGGTAGCGCGATCCCATCGACCTCGGAGAGGTCGGTGAAGGTGGACCCCGTGTCGGAGGAGCAGCAGGACGCGGCGtcgtccgcggccgccgcggacgacgacgacgggcagGAGGTGGCCCGCGCGGGCGTCGGCATGCGCGGGTACCCTCTCCGCGCGGTGgatgccgcggccgccgccggcccgctcGTCGACCGGTGCAGGGCCCGCGGCGtccccgccgcagccgcagccgacGCGCGCGGGTTGGCGCCGCCGGAACCGTCGTCGAACAGCTTGAGGACGGCGCGCCTGCGTGACGCCgtggacggcggaggcggcggcggcgggtggttcTCGTTGGCGAaaggggtggcggcgcgggggcggtGGGCCCTCGGGGACGGGGTCCGcgacgaggaggtggagaggcgcggggaggaggggacggGGCCCggggtggtggaggagaggtACCTGGAGCTGACCTCcctggtgcggcggcgcgggcggcgcgtggTCTCCGGGAGCGGGatcgcgagcggcggcgggggtggtggCAGGTCCACTGCCGCCGGCATGTCCGTACGctggggcgggggcgggggcggcgcggcgatggccATGGGAGGCGGCGATCTGACCAGATCggaatggaggaggaggaggagagagagaggggggaggaggaggaggtggggataAGGAGAAGTAGCCGTTGACGCGTAACGGCTAGTTTCGAGAGATCGGGTTGTTTTAatacggcgccggcgagaaaGGGGATGTGAGGCCCCGTGAGGATTTTGTCAGATGCGGGGTCGCCAGATGAACGGCTGATCTGTGTTTGTCCCTTTGTGTGTTGTTGCAGTCGAGTGGTGATGGCGGGGttgccgcctccaccgaccaAAACGGGGGAGCTCTCCGCGGCGTCATCGGCGTTCCAACATCCATCATCGGTGATCTCGATAATGTAACACAAACCCGTTTGGTGAAGAGAAAACGCAGGATTTCTACAAATGGAGATTGCAAAATGAGCCGACCGCATAAATAActgattattattttctttttaacttaAAAGTAGATTTAATATGGTTGTTagagcaacttttctatataaatatttaaaaagaaacatatttttAGCCGTTTAGAAAACATGAGTGCGAATAAACGATTCTCTCCAATCTGAACATAACCTCTTCTTTTGAGTTTTAGGCCTTTTGGCCGAATATGGATAATACGTCATATGGTGTATtagcaaaataataatatgGCTGGTTTAGAGGAGAGGACTCAAAATCCTCTTTAGCTTTGCCTACTTCTTGTGCCGACTTCGCCAGTCTCGCAGGTACCAATTTCCTCCTGCTTTGTTGGCGAAACCCAATGTCCCATGGACTCATTCTGATTTTAGCGACTTAAATGccaattctaaaaataaaattagatggAAAAAAgcttcaaaatcaactttaaaaattaaattttaaaattaaaattttggtagcaaCTAATGCTAAATAGAGGAAACGATGGGGCCTCGTACGTTTTGCGCATAAAACATCAGGagcggcaaaaaaaaattagggaatGTTTTTCCCCGTAGATAATTCAGGACATCTTTGTTGGCTCATTATTCATCAATCAAGTATTGCAATTAACTACGTCAAGGACCAAACTGACGTAGTACTACTTCAAGTTATGGCTATGGAACCTTTGTCCTGTACCTGttattaca comes from the Oryza glaberrima chromosome 9, OglaRS2, whole genome shotgun sequence genome and includes:
- the LOC127783870 gene encoding protein ENDOSPERM DEFECTIVE 1-like; the encoded protein is MAIAAPPPPPPQRTDMPAAVDLPPPPPPLAIPLPETTRRPRRRTREVSSRYLSSTTPGPVPSSPRLSTSSSRTPSPRAHRPRAATPFANENHPPPPPPPSTASRRRAVLKLFDDGSGGANPRASAAAAAGTPRALHRSTSGPAAAAASTARRGYPRMPTPARATSCPSSSSAAAADDAASCCSSDTGSTFTDLSEVDGIALPAAPCESPPLLGPASCRGGRLSSELRSSVPESGGSVRALNPLCYRSLNSALSGCPAPAGKAAVNAARPPQPHGVKAAESKKVAMIGGRKVPGKQEDVHQLRMLENSYLQYRFMNARAEAVARAKASVAEKSLFGLEERITALRVSVAEKKMEVERMRREQTLRSVVDAQVPHLDQWCDLEGDHSSSLIGLTSALYNSSLRLPVIGNVRANSEEITEVLNSSVQLLEPVSSCVKNFLPKVQEVDDVAAKLAQVIASERVAIEECGNLLYQAHNLQMREYSLRSQVMQLKQQDEPK